The following proteins come from a genomic window of Bos mutus isolate GX-2022 chromosome 23, NWIPB_WYAK_1.1, whole genome shotgun sequence:
- the PLA2G7 gene encoding platelet-activating factor acetylhydrolase isoform X1: protein MLPSKLHALFCLCTCLALVYPFDWQDLNPVAYIESPAWVSKIQALMAAANIGQSKIPRGNGSYSVGCTDLMFDYTNKGTFLRLYYPSQDDDHSDTLWIPNKEYFLGLSKFLGTHWLVGKIMGLFFGSMTTPAAWNAHLRTGEKYPLIIFSHGLGAFRTIYSAIGIDLASHGFIVAAVEHRDGSASSTYYFKDQSAVEIGNKSWLYLRTLKRGEEEFPLRNEQLRQRAKECSQALSLILDIDHGRPVTNVLDLEFDVEQLKDSIDRDKIAVIGHSFGGATVIQTLSEDQRFRCGIALDAWMFPVGDEVYSRIPQPLFFINSERFQYPSNIIRMKKCFLPDRERKMITIRGSVHQNFVDFTFATSKIIGYLFTLKGDIDSNVAISLSNKASLAFLQKHLGLQKDFDQWDSLVEGEDHNLIPGTNINTTNHQATLQNSTGIERPNLD from the exons ATGTTACCGTCCAAATTGCATGCGCTTTTCTGCCTCTGCACCTGCCTTGCGCTGGTTTATCCTTTTGACTGGCAAGACCTGAATCCAGTTGCCTATATTGAATCACCAG CATGGGTCAGTAAGATACAAGCTCTGATGGCTGCTGCAAACATTGGTCAATCTAAAATCCCCAGAGGAAATGGATCTTATTCCGTCGGTTGTACAGACTTGATGTTTGATTACACTAATAAG GGCACCTTCTTGCGTTTGTATTATCCATCTCAAGATGATGATCACTCCGACACCCTTTGGATCCcaaacaaagaatattttttgGGTCTTAGTAAATTTCTTGGAACACACTGGCTTGTGGGCAAAATTATGGGCTTATTCTTCG GTTCAATGACAACTCCTGCAGCCTGGAATGCACATCTGAGGACTGGGGAAAAATACCCactaattattttttctcatggTCTTGGAGCATTCAG GACGATTTATTCTGCTATTGGCATTGACCTGGCATCCCACGGGTTTATAGTTGCTGCTGTAGAACACAG AGATGGCTCTGCATCCTCGACATACTATTTCAAGGACCAGTCTGCTGTAGAAATAGGCAACAAGTCTTGGCTCTATCTCAGAACCCTGAAGCGAGGAGAGGAGGAGTTTCCTTTACGAAATGAGCAG TTACGGCAACGAGCAAAGGAATGTTCTCAAGCTCTCAGTTTGATTCTGGACATTGATCATGGGAGGCCAGTGACGAATGTACTAGATTTAGAGTTTGATGTGGAACAGCTGAAG GACTCTATTGATAGGGATAAAATAGCCGTTATTGGACATTCTTTTGGTGGAGCCACAGTTATTCAGACTCTTAGTGAAGACCAGAGATTCAG GTGTGGCATTGCTCTGGATGCATGGATGTTTCCTGTGGGTGATGAAGTATATTCCAGAATTCCTCAACCCCTCTTTTTTATCAACTCGGAACGATTCCAATACCCTTCTAATAtcataagaatgaaaaaatgctTCTTACCTGATAGAGAACGAAAAATGATTACAATCAG GGGTTCGGTCCATCAGAATTTTGTTGACTTCACTTTTGCCACTAGCAAAATAATTGGCTACCTATTCACACTGAAAGGAGACATCGATTCCAATGTAGCCATCAGCCTTAGCAACAAAGCTTCCTTAGCGTTCTTACAAAAACATTTAG GACTTCAGAAAGATTTTGATCAGTGGGATTCTTTAGTTGAAGGCGAAGATCACAATCTTATTCCAGGGACCAACATTAACACAACCAACCACCAAGCCACTCTGCAGAACTCCACAGGAATAGAGAGACCAAATTTAGATtaa
- the PLA2G7 gene encoding platelet-activating factor acetylhydrolase isoform X2, with protein sequence MAAANIGQSKIPRGNGSYSVGCTDLMFDYTNKGTFLRLYYPSQDDDHSDTLWIPNKEYFLGLSKFLGTHWLVGKIMGLFFGSMTTPAAWNAHLRTGEKYPLIIFSHGLGAFRTIYSAIGIDLASHGFIVAAVEHRDGSASSTYYFKDQSAVEIGNKSWLYLRTLKRGEEEFPLRNEQLRQRAKECSQALSLILDIDHGRPVTNVLDLEFDVEQLKDSIDRDKIAVIGHSFGGATVIQTLSEDQRFRCGIALDAWMFPVGDEVYSRIPQPLFFINSERFQYPSNIIRMKKCFLPDRERKMITIRGSVHQNFVDFTFATSKIIGYLFTLKGDIDSNVAISLSNKASLAFLQKHLGLQKDFDQWDSLVEGEDHNLIPGTNINTTNHQATLQNSTGIERPNLD encoded by the exons ATGGCTGCTGCAAACATTGGTCAATCTAAAATCCCCAGAGGAAATGGATCTTATTCCGTCGGTTGTACAGACTTGATGTTTGATTACACTAATAAG GGCACCTTCTTGCGTTTGTATTATCCATCTCAAGATGATGATCACTCCGACACCCTTTGGATCCcaaacaaagaatattttttgGGTCTTAGTAAATTTCTTGGAACACACTGGCTTGTGGGCAAAATTATGGGCTTATTCTTCG GTTCAATGACAACTCCTGCAGCCTGGAATGCACATCTGAGGACTGGGGAAAAATACCCactaattattttttctcatggTCTTGGAGCATTCAG GACGATTTATTCTGCTATTGGCATTGACCTGGCATCCCACGGGTTTATAGTTGCTGCTGTAGAACACAG AGATGGCTCTGCATCCTCGACATACTATTTCAAGGACCAGTCTGCTGTAGAAATAGGCAACAAGTCTTGGCTCTATCTCAGAACCCTGAAGCGAGGAGAGGAGGAGTTTCCTTTACGAAATGAGCAG TTACGGCAACGAGCAAAGGAATGTTCTCAAGCTCTCAGTTTGATTCTGGACATTGATCATGGGAGGCCAGTGACGAATGTACTAGATTTAGAGTTTGATGTGGAACAGCTGAAG GACTCTATTGATAGGGATAAAATAGCCGTTATTGGACATTCTTTTGGTGGAGCCACAGTTATTCAGACTCTTAGTGAAGACCAGAGATTCAG GTGTGGCATTGCTCTGGATGCATGGATGTTTCCTGTGGGTGATGAAGTATATTCCAGAATTCCTCAACCCCTCTTTTTTATCAACTCGGAACGATTCCAATACCCTTCTAATAtcataagaatgaaaaaatgctTCTTACCTGATAGAGAACGAAAAATGATTACAATCAG GGGTTCGGTCCATCAGAATTTTGTTGACTTCACTTTTGCCACTAGCAAAATAATTGGCTACCTATTCACACTGAAAGGAGACATCGATTCCAATGTAGCCATCAGCCTTAGCAACAAAGCTTCCTTAGCGTTCTTACAAAAACATTTAG GACTTCAGAAAGATTTTGATCAGTGGGATTCTTTAGTTGAAGGCGAAGATCACAATCTTATTCCAGGGACCAACATTAACACAACCAACCACCAAGCCACTCTGCAGAACTCCACAGGAATAGAGAGACCAAATTTAGATtaa
- the TDRD6 gene encoding tudor domain-containing protein 6 produces MCSTPGLPTPGASLVLRVSFVDVQPEVIPVQLWGLLGERRDEYVRLSREIQEAAAAARGPWMLGGASALPGELCLVQVGRLWHRGRVVSRQAQESRVFLLDEGCTIAAGAGSLAPGRSEFFHLPSEVLGCVLAGLVPAGGGGAGGGEPQHWAARAVDFLSHLQGKEVHGRVLDVLLLHRLVLLEVPELSQQMQELGLARQVPDSVFRSLLKRYLSASTPVVVPRVPPKQEQPGLDYFYPQLQLGVTEPMVVTQVCHPHRIHCQLRSLSQEIHRLSESMAQVYRGSPGTGDEHSTSAPWEEREESPDKPGSPCASCGLDGLWYRALLLETFRPQRCAQVLHVDYGRKELVSCSSLRYLLPEYFRMPVVTYPCALYGLWDGGRGWSRSQVGDLKALILGQAVNAKIEFYCSFEHVYYVTLYGEDGINLNCVFGVQSCCLADQFLQSQGREEEEEEEEPETAFQCQSSAEEMDEEISLPTLPSIKLKMNTFYDAQVEFVKNPSEFWIRLRKHNGTFSKLMKKMCSFYASASKLDGVILKPEADDLCCVKWKENGYFRAMVTRLEDQNVDVFLVDRGNSENVDRYDVRMLLPQFRRLPILALQCTLADIWPLEENWSQEAISFFKKTVLHKELVIHVLDKQDNQYIIEILDESRTGEENISKVMAQAGFAKYQEFETQDSLSVSVHSPGHVSNHFTIDGNRISSAKKEEQKAMRDGKTTAVPEVVTDTAVTTNVSAGLVQDNEKRVSVYSPLVQNFLGIEPGSSCKGELQVGTTVEVRVSCVENPGYFWCQLTRNTQRFKALMCSIQDYCNNTAPPHQGTTPACLAKRTADGKWSRALITGAQSSEYVNIIFVDYGDKEMVSVKNIYSITEEFLMAKVQAFRCSLYNLIQPMGQNPFLWDEKAIQAFIEFIDNAQENSLELKCTIFALASIHDELFNVVDLLTPFQSVCHFLIQKRLARPVKFQKPLEFSVKLHSYFYSTHDMKIGSEESVYITHVDDPWAFYCQLGRNASILEQLSHHITQLSQVLLHLRTSPLVPGTLCLAKYTDGNWCRGVIIEKEPNKVFFVDFGNICVVTSDDLCPVPSDAHDVLLWPMQAIKCSLSDIPDHIPEEVTAWFRETVSDKSLKALVVAKDPDGRLIIELYNDSIQINANINEKLGLRGYRGGTRRKKSKALLSTTETLEVKKEDVKLSPTEYLSKSENKPDGMALLGESYKPKISSACRELKFLQSSTKTNLVTPHQDSVGNKNNQVSPLTTDKKLESSAEPSLKATKLEAFLSERKLRDSCDKGLPLKISEFPKKAIMPGFKTTVYVSHINDLSDFYVQLTEDEAEIDHLSERLNDTRTRPEYYAGPPLQRGDVICAVFPEDNLWYRAVVKEPQLNDLLSVQFIDYGNVSVVHTNKIGKLDRVNVLLPGLCIPCSLKGCGVPGILNHKEVMHYFSQRTNETQIRCEFVQFQDKWEVTLADEHGIIAEDMVSRYTFSEKSQLGFSTQIVQGACSTLVSKTDVDTSMFLNWYNPKMKTIRAYATVIDGPEYFWCQFADTKKLQHLEVEVQTVGEQVTDWRSRIHCPRIGDPCIVRYREDGHYYRALVTSICEDYLVSIRLVDFGNIVDSVDPKALWNIPSELLAVPMQAFPCCLSGFNISQGACPREGCDYFYEIVTEDVLEITILDIKRDVCDIPLAVVDLKSKGESISEKMKKYSKIDMRSSDLRYEKNDAEVKGALGVPSPDVGLKKSSSKTGRERILHVESQTAELLQRLNKDLNILETQPGKFYDPKTDNIFEAFENPGKNKIGTELLEEKVKGLLGDKTKFDDKYPMPGFNTFLPHATEAKEVLELNSLEVPLSPDDESKEFLELESIELQHSLVGDEEKEDLDLVPPTMTLPQGCDPEVTLPPLPGQLPLNCEDEKQPELELPTAQLCLEDRINPLSLTASQKAQEALCTEDIRGSSCAESFDEERRLRLRRQTCDAKMQSEMSIFKEEFTECTSRDAMPPLTSLFSEEEYKDARKHNYTLPDHIPAQPENTYTLKGFTVGSKCVVWSSLRNTWSKCEILEIAEEGTKVLDLSNGIEEVVNPENVWNGIPKLDKSPSEKRGLEMIQI; encoded by the exons ATGTGTTCGACGCCCGGGCTGCCGACGCCGGGGGCCTCGCTGGTGCTGCGGGTGTCCTTCGTGGACGTGCAGCCCGAGGTGATTCCCGTGCAGCTGTGGGGGCTGCTGGGAGAGCGGCGGGACGAGTACGTGCGGCTGAGCAGGGAGATCCAGGAAGCGGCGGCGGCTGCGCGCGGCCCTTGGATGCTGGGCGGTGCCTCGGCCTTGCCTGGCGAGTTGTGCCTGGTGCAGGTGGGGAGGCTGTGGCACCGCGGCCGCGTGGTCAGCAGGCAGGCGCAGGAGAGCCGCGTCTTCCTGCTGGACGAGGGCTGCACCATCGCGGCCGGAGCGGGCTCGCTGGCTCCCGGGCGCAGCGAGTTCTTCCACCTGCCGTCGGAGGTGCTGGGCTGCGTGCTGGCCGGCCTGGTgccggcgggcggcggcggcgcgggcggggGAGAGCCCCAGCACTGGGCGGCCAGGGCCGTGGACTTCCTTAGCCACTTGCAGGGCAAGGAAGTGCACGGGCGCGTCCTGGACGTGCTGCTGCTCCACCGCCTGGTCCTCCTGGAGGTGCCCGAGCTGTCCCAGCAGATGCAGGAGCTCGGCCTGGCCCGGCAGGTGCCCGACAGTGTCTTCCGCTCCCTGCTAAAGCGCTACCTCTCGGCCTCCACGCCTGTCGTGGTCCCGCGAGTTCCCCCTAAGCAGGAGCAGCCTGGCCTGGATTACTTCTACCCTCAGCTGCAGCTGGGCGTGACGGAGCCCATGGTGGTTACCCAGGTGTGCCATCCCCACCGCATTCACTGCCAGCTCCGCAGCCTCTCTCAGGAGATCCACCGCCTCTCCGAGAGCATGGCTCAGGTATACCGGGGTTCCCCGGGGACTGGGGACGAGCACTctactagtgccccctgggaggagagagaggagagcccAGACAAGCCGGGCTCTCCTTGCGCATCCTGCGGGTTGGATGGACTTTGGTACAGGGCGCTCTTGCTTGAGACTTTCCGGCCCCAGCGCTGTGCCCAGGTGCTTCACGTCGACTATGGAAGGAAGGAGTTAGTGAGTTGTAGTAGCCTCCGCTACTTGCTGCCTGAATATTTTCGGATGCCCGTGGTGACCTACCCTTGCGCACTGTACGGACTCTGGGATGGTGGGAGAGGTTGGTCTCGGTCACAGGTCGGTGACCTGAAGGCACTGATTCTGGGCCAGGCAGTGAACGCAAAGATTGAATTTTATTGTTCCTTCGAGCATGTGTATTACGTCACCTTATATGGCGAAGATGGGATTAATCTTAACTGTGTGTTCGGAGTACAGTCCTGTTGCTTGGCTGACCAGTTCCTTCAGAGCCAGGgcagagaagaagaggaagaggaggaagaaccGGAAACAGCTTTTCAGTGTCAATCTTCTGcggaagaaatggatgaagagATTTCACTCCCCACCTTACCATCTATCAAGTTAAAGATGAACACCTTCTATGATGCCCAGGTGGAGTTTGTGAAAAATCCTTCTGAGTTTTGGATTAGGTTGAGGAAACACAATGGCACCTTCAGCAAACTGATGAAGAAAATGTGCAGTTTCTATGCCTCCGCCAGTAAGCTGGATGGTGTCATCTTGAAACCTGAAGCCGATGATCTTTGCTGTgtcaaatggaaagaaaatggctATTTCCGGGCTATGGTCACCCGATTAGAGGACCAGAATGTGGATGTGTTCTTAGTTGACCGGGGCAATTCGGAAAACGTGGACCGGTATGACGTGAGGATGCTACTCCCTCAGTTCAGGCGGCTACCAATATTGGCCCTGCAGTGCACCCTGGCTGATATTTGGCCTTTGGAAGAAAACTGGAGCCAAGAggcaatttccttttttaaaaagactgtgcTCCACAAAGAGTTAGTTATCCATGTCCTTGATAAGCAGGATAATCAGTATATTATTGAGATTCTTGATGAATCAAGAACGGGGGAGGAAAACATTAGTAAGGTGATGGCTCAAGCTGGATTTGCCAAGTACCAGGAATTTGAAACACAGGACAGTCTTTCCGTAAGTGTCCACTCTCCAGGGCATGTTTCAAACCATTTTACCATAGACGGTAACAGAATATCTTCTGCcaagaaggaagaacaaaaagCCATGAGAGATGGTAAAACTACAGCTGTTCCAGAAGTAGTGACTGACACAGCAGTTACGACAAACGTTTCAGCTGGACTTGTGCAAGACAATGAGAAAAGAGTGTCTGTTTATTCTCCTCTGGTACAGAATTTCTTGGGAATTGAGCCAGGCTCTTCTTGTAAAGGAGAGCTACAAGTTGGAACTACAGTGGAAGTCAGAGTATCTTGCGTTGAAAATCCCGGCTATTTTTGGTGTCAGCTGACCAGGAACACACAAAGATTTAAAGCACTCATGTGTAGTATTCAGGACTATTGCAACAACACAGCTCCTCCCCACCAGGGAACTACTCCTGCTTGTTTGGCAAAACGAACAGCAGATGGAAAATGGTCCAGAGCTCTAATTACCGGGGCACAGTCTTCAGAGTATGTCAACATCATATTTGTAGATTATGGGGACAAAGAAATGGTATCTGTGAAGAATATTTATTCAATTACTGAAGAGTTTCTGATGGCTAAGGTTCAGGCTTTTAGGTGCAGCCTTTATAATTTAATTCAGCCAATGGGACAAAatccttttctttgggatgaaaAGGCAATCCAagcttttattgaatttatagatAATGCACAGGAAAACAGTCTTGAATTAAAGTGCACAATATTTGCTCTGGCTTCCATTCATGATGAACTGTTTAATGTGGTGGATCTGCTAACACCTTTCCAGAGTGTGTGCCACTTTTTGATACAAAAGAGACTTGCGAGACCAGTAAAATTTCAGAAACCTCTAGAGTTCTCTGTTAAGCTCCATTCTTACTTCTATTCTACACATGACATGAAAATTGGAAGTGAAGAATCAGTGTACATAACACATGTTGATGACCCTTGGGCATTTTATTGCCAACTGGGAAGAAATGCAAGTATTTTAGAACAGCTGTCCCATCATATTACACAATTAAGTCAAGTTTTGCTGCATTTAAGAACATCTCCCTTGGTCCCCGGCACATTGTGCCTTGCCAAGTATACTGACGGAAACTGGTGTAGGGGGGTAATCatagaaaaagaaccaaataaagtATTCTTTGTTGATTTTGGGAACATTTGTGTGGTAACAAGTGATGATCTGTGCCCAGTGCCTAGCGATGCACATGATGTCTTACTTTGGCCCATGCAAGCCATTAAATGTTCGTTATCTGATATTCCTGATCATATACCGGAAGAAGTTACAGCGTGGTTTCGGGAGACTGTTTCAGATAAGTCATTGAAGGCTCTGGTCGTAGCAAAAGATCCAGATGGAAGACTGATTATTGAACTATACAATGATAGCATTCAAATTAATGCTAATATTAACGAGAAGTTAGGGCTCCGGGGTTACAGAGGTgggacaaggagaaaaaaaagcaaagcactcCTCTCTACAACTGAAACTCTTGAAGTGAAAAAGGAAGATGTGAAGTTGTCACCTACAGAGTATTTAAGTAAATCAGAGAACAAACCAGATGGTATGGCACTCTTAGGAGAATCATACAAACCTAAGATCAGCTCAGCATGTAGGGAACTCAAATTTTTACAGAGTTCAACAAAGACAAACTTAGTCACTCCGCACCAGGACTCtgtgggaaataaaaataatcaagtgTCTCCATTAACAACAGACAAGAAATTAGAAAGTTCAGCGGAGCCCTCTTTGAAAGCCACAAAACTAGAAGCCTTTCTTTCAGAGAGAAAACTAAGAGATTCATGTGACAAAGGTTTGCCTCTAAAAATTTCTGAGTTCCCTAAGAAGGCCATAATGCCTGGATTTAAAACAACTGTGTATGTTTCTCATATAAATGACCTTTCAGACTTTTACGTTCAACTAACAGAAGATGAGGCTGAAATTGATCAtctttcagagaggttaaatgatacTAGAACAAGGCCTGAATATTATGCAGGTCCACCTTTGCAAAGAGGAGATGTAATATGTGCTGTTTTCCCAGAAGACAATTTATGGTATCGTGCTGTGGTCAAGGAACCACAACTCAATGACCTTCTCTCTGTGCAGTTTATAGATTATGGCAATGTCTCTGTGGTTCACACAAACAAAATAGGCAAACTTGACCGTGTTAACGTGCTGTTACCAGGACTGTGCATTCCCTGTTCCTTAAAGGGATGTGGGGTTCCTGGGATTTTAAACCATAAGGAAGTGATGCATTACTTTTCCCAAAGGACAAATGAGACTCAAATAAGATGCGAATTTGTTCAGTTTCAAGACAAATGGGAAGTTACTCTTGCTGATGAACATGGGATCATAGCCGAAGATATGGTGAGCAGATATACATTCAGTGAAAAATCTCAACTAGGATTTTCTACGCAAATAGTTCAAGGGGCCTGTTCCACATTGGTCAGCAAAACAGACGTAGATACTTCTATGTTTCTTAACTGGTATAATCCAAAGATGAAGACTATAAGAGCTTATGCCACAGTGATCGACGGACCTGAATATTTTTGGTGTCAGTTTGCAGATACCAAGAAACTTCAGCATTTAGAAGTGGAAGTACAGACTGTGGGAGAGCAGGTGACAGATTGGAGAAGTCGTATCCACTGCCCTCGTATTGGAGATCCTTGCATAGTGAGATACAGAGAAGATGGGCATTATTATAGGGCCCTTGTCACCAGTATTTGTGAAGATTATCTTGTGTCCATCAGGCTTGTGGACTTTGGAAACATTGTAGACTCCGTGGACCCGAAAGCACTCTGGAACATCCCTTCTGAGCTTTTGGCTGTGCCCATGCAAGCCTTTCCATGTTGCCTCTCAGGATTTAATATTTCACAGGGCGCATGCCCTCGTGAGGGATGTGACTACTTTTACGAAATAGTCACAGAAGATGTGTTGGAGATAACAATATTAGACATCAAAAGGGACGTTTGTGATATCCCTTTAGCCGTCGTTGACTTGAAAAGCAAAGGTGAAAGCATtagtgagaaaatgaagaaatattctAAGATTGATATGCGTAGCAGTGATCTGAGGTATGAAAAAAATGATGCAGAAGTAAAGGGAGCTCTCGGGGTCCCCAGTCCCGATGTTGGACTTAAGAAATCAAGCAGTAAAACTGGACGAGAGAGAATACTCCATGTTGAATCCCAGACAGCTGAGCTCTTGCAAAGACTCAACAAAGACTTAAACATCCTTGAAACACAACCAGGTAAATTCTATGACCCCAAAACTGATAACATTTTTGAAGCTTTTGAAAACCCAGGCAAAAATAAGATTGGCACCGAGTTGCTGGAAGAAAAAGTCAAGGGCCTATTGGGTGACAAAACAAAGTTTGATGATAAGTACCCAATGCCAGGATTTAACACATTCTTACCACATGCCACCGAGGCAAAGGAGGTCCTGGAACTGAATTCTCTCGAGGTACCACTTTCTCCTGACGATGAGTCCAAAGAATTCCTGGAGCTGGAATCCATTGAGTTGCAGCATTCCCTGGTCGGGGATGAGGAGAAAGAAGATCTGGACCTGGTGCCTCCAACCATGACTCTTCCCCAAGGCTGTGACCCAGAGGTCACCCTGCCACCATTGCCAGGGCAGCTGCCCCTCAACTGTGAAGACGAGAAACAGCCTGAACTAGAACTGCCTACAGCCCAGCTGTGTCTGGAGGACAGAATAAACCCTTTGTCTTTAACAGCTAGTCAGAAAGCCCAAGAAGCCCTGTGCACTGAAGACATAAGAGGATCCAGTTGTGCGGAAAGCTTTGATGAGGAGCGGAGGCTGCGCCTGCGCAGACAGACTTGCGATGCCAAGATGCAGAGTGAAATGAGTATCTTTAAAGAAGAATTTACAGAATGTACAAGTAGAGATGCCATGCCACCATTGACCTCTCTGTTTTCTGAAGAAGAATACAAAGATGCAAGGAAACACAATTACACCTTACCAGATCATATCCCAG CTCAACCAGAGAACACGTACACTCTGAAAGGATTTACTGTCGGATCCAAATGTGTTGTGTGGTCAAGTCTCAGAAACACGTGGTCTAAATGTGAGATTTTGGAAATAGCTGAAGAGGGCACAAAG GTTTTGGACCTTTCAAATGGCATAGAGGAGGTAGTAAACCCTGAGAATGTCTGGAATGGTATACCCAAATTGGATAAGAGTCCATCTGAG aaaagagGCCTGGAGATGATACAGATTTAA